GAATCGCGCTGGCCACCATCGTCTTCTCCACGTCGACGCCTTGGACCGCCGCTGGTACCTCGCGCTTGTCCTTGGCGTGACCGGTGACCAGTTCGTAGAGCTTCTCCGCACCCTCGAAGGCGAGATACGTGCCACCCACCATCAGTATGGGCGTGAGGAGCCACGGGAGAAGCTGGCTGAGAAGCAGCGCGGCGGGAAGGATGAACACCAACTTGTTGCGCAAAGAACCGATCGCGATCCTGCGGACGATGGGTAGTTCGCGCGCCGACGTGAAGCCGTGGAGGTAGCGGGGCGTCACCGCAGTGTCGTCGATCACGACGCCAGCCGCCTTCACGCCGGCCCTGCTCGCCGCCACACCGATGTCGTCTACGGACGCCGCTGCAAGCTTCGCGAGCGCCGCGATGTCATCGAGCAGCGCCACCAGACCGCCAGCCATCAGCCCTCCTTGCTCGTCGATTGAGACACAAGGCTACCCGGGAGTGTCCCGGCGCTCCCGCCGCAAGGCCCACGGGCGCGTGACCTCAAACACCTCCACATCGGAAATTGATCCGCCATGCGGTCCCGCCTTCATGTGAGGTCCGCACACTGATCGCATCAAGACGGTGCGCGAATGAGCGCCATGGTGTGGAGGTAGTCGAGATGTCACTGAAGAGCCTGTCGACGAAGTTGTACCTGGGGATCGCCGTCGCTGCGTTGGTCATGTGGGTCGCGGGCGTTTCAAGCGGAACGATCCTGACCCTGGCCGCGATCGGGGTCATGGTGGCCATGCACGCCGGGCACTCGTCGGCGTCGGAGTCGACTGGCGCGGCAATCACGGACACCGAAACCCGTGTCCAACACCCGCGCAAGGGCGGGTGCCACTAGCACAACTTCAGTGTGGCGAACGAGCAAGAGGACGCATCGTCCCACGGGAACAGCGCCAGGTCTCGCTACGTAGTTCGGCACCGAAGCGCATCCCGGGTTGACGCCGGTTTGGGAAGGAAGACATGGGACGACGACCAACGAAGAAGAAGCGTTCCGCGTCTCGTGCGCGGAAGCCTCAGGCGACGCCCAGGGGATCCGCACCGTCGTCGCCAGACCGGCACACGGGGACTCCTGGCGACGGGACGATGCGCGGCGCAAGTTTCGTGGCTCAGACCCGCATGTCCCCCATGTCGGCGGGACTCGCAGGAGTCAGCAATCGCCCCCCGAGGGCCGCGGGAGCCCAGTTTCGCCCGGGTCCCTCGCCCCTGCCCGCGATGAAACCCACGCGAGTGCTGGCCAAGATCGGGGGTGAGTCGGGGACCAAGAGCGCACTTGAGTTCGTCACCTTTCCCATCGACGCAGTTGCCGAGCTTCGGCCCCACGCGTTGGGAGTCACGTATTGGTTCGATGCACCACAGACGAAGGGACCGCACGAGGTCGTCCTGCGGTTGACTGGCCGTCGCCTCGACGTCGCAGGTGATCGCAAACCTGAGGACAACTTCGTCACGACCGCATCGCTTCACGACGTTCGACCCGGTAGCGGCCGGACGTCCCTGACCCACCGGGTGGTCGGGAAAGCTCCAGGCCGTTGGCATGTGATAGCCGAGGCGGTGGCAGTCCCGAAAGGCGGTGGCCAGTCGGAGGCTGTGCGACTGCCTTCGGCGGAAGGAGTCGGTCGGTCGACGTTCGCACCCGTCGCCAGCGCACGCGCTCCCGGAGTGATTGTGGGCGCATGGCCAGCCATGGTCTTGCTCGGCGTCGTGCTCGCCTTGGTACTGCAGCGGGTATTGGCCCAGAGGCACGGACTGCCCTCCGGCAATGTGCTCGTGCTTGCCCTCGTGGCCAGCGCTCTCGGTGCTGTCGGCGCCAAACTCTACTATCGCGTCACGCACCGGAAAGCGTCTGGGGGCCGAGGGCTCGCCGGGCTGAGCGTCCAGGGTTTCGTGATCGCGGCCACGGCTACCTTTGTGATCGGCGGCGCTCTCGCGGGGCTTCCCGTCTGGCACCTTCTGGACGCCACCGTGCCCGCACTTCTGCTCGGCCAGACCGTTGGCAGACTGGGATGCCTGATGGGCGGGTGCTGCGTCGGAGTGCCGACAGGCTCACGCTGGGCTGTGTGGTCATCTGACCGGCGCGTCGGGACGCGCCGCATCCCGGTGCAACTGATGGAGTCTGCGGCGGCAGCCACCCTCGCGCTCGTAACCGGTGCCATCGCATGGCAGGGATCGATAACGCCAACAGGCGTCCTGTTCGTCGGAAGCGTCGCGGCATACGTGGTGGTGCGTCAACTCCTGTTCCCGCTGCGTGGTGTCCCCCGCGCCACCCGCCATGGGCGCCAGGTGACACTCATCGTGTCCCTGACCACCCTCGTCGGCATGCTGTTGGTGTCAAGTCTCGCCTGACGCCAACTCCGTCGTCAGGCTCCAACCCCTCCCTGGCAGGAGGCACCTGGCTCAGGCGTCTGTTCGCCCTGGAGGTATCGTTCCAAGAACGGCTTGAGGCGCTCGTCGTTGGCAGAGTCCAGTTCGACTTGGACACCCCAGGCGGTAGCAACAACGTCAGAAGCGAGATCCTCAAACGGGCTCACGAGCATGTACGGGTTGGCCTCAGCAAGGTCGCGCAACGTGGCGACCTGCGCATCGTCGAGCCCAGGCCGGTAAGTCACCCAGACCGCACCGTGTTCGAGGGAGTGCAACGCGTTCTCGCTCCGGATCGGCTCGGCGTAGTATCCACAGTTCTGCAGGACAGGGTCGTGGTCGCCACCGGTGGGCGGCAGCAGTGTGCCCTCGGGGGCTGCGCTTGCCGTCTCATACGGGATGTCCTGCGTCACGTGCGTGGCGGAGGGTACGTCGACGAGCTTCTCGCCCTCGATGGGTTTGCTCGCGGCTTGTTCGACTGCCTCGGCATCCCGCTGCGCGTTGACAATGACGATCGCGGTGGGCACCGCCAGCGCCAGCACGACCCCAGTGACGATGAGGCTTATCAGAACCTTGTGGCGGCGATCGGCACGCGCCTGCGCGGCTCGAATCTGAGCAATCTGGGCACGCTGCTCGTTCTTGTCAACACCCTTTTTCTTACTCGCACTCACGGGATCCTCCGGATCGCTTGGGACATTGGCCTGACCAGGGAACGTGGACAGGTGTAGTGCTCGCGGAACCATCAATTCTACGTGAAGTGGCAGGCTTTCCGGAATTGCGGCGCACCACGCGCTGGACCTTTAGCGTCTCGACCCACTGGGGCCTTTCGCGCACCCGCCCACGACTGTGGTCACAGGCGGACAGTTCCCAGCATGTGAGCCGCTGCTTGGGACCCTCGCACGTGGGACTCGAGTTCCAACGACCCACCCCGGGTGGGGTGGGAGACTGGCGGTGTAGAAGGAGGAATCACTATGGCCAACCCGTCAGATCGTATGAAGGGCCCTGCATCACCGGCCGGTGCGCCGTCGTCCGTCCTCGAGGCGAGCGGCATCGTCAAGACCTACCGCAGCGGGTGGTGGCCGCGCCGCCGCGCCAAGCCGGTGCTACGCGGCGCAGAAGTGCACCTCAAGGCGGGCGAGATAGTGGGCCTCGTGGGCGAGAATGGCTCGGGAAAGTCGACGCTCATGAAGATCCTGGTCGGAGCACTGAACCGGGATGCTGGCAACGTGACTCACAGTGGCTTGGTCGGGTTTTGTCCACAGGAGCCAGTTCTGTATGAGAGGTTGACCTGCGATGAGCACTTCGAGCTATTCGGGCGTGCCTATGGCATGGACGAATCAGCCATGCAACTGTCCCGCGACGACATCTACGCAACCCTCGGCTTTGCCGAGTGGAGGAACGCCCAGGTTGAGGAATTGTCGGGTGGGACCCGGGCAAAGCTCAACCTGGGCCTGGCGCTACTGCCGGATCCAGACCTCCTGCTTCTCGATGAGCCGTACGCGGGGTTCGACTGGGACACCTATCAGCGCTTCTGGCAACTGACCCGTACTCGGCGCGACGCGGGGCGCAGTTTGCTCATCATCAGTCACTTCATCACCGACGCAGATCGGTTCGACCGCATCTACGACCTGATCGACGGGCGGACGGTAGCGCGATGACCGCGCGCGTCGCTCCGTTGACAGGGCTACTCGCCTGGCGCAACCTGATCGAGTACGCCCGCCGACCGCTCAACCTGGTGCTCCTGGCTACCGTGCCCGTCGTGTTCGTCGCCCTGTCGGCTGGCGCACTGGCCGACTTCTCCCAGTTGCTTGGGGCTGAAGCGTCCTTTGGGCAACTCGAGACCGTCACCGCGGGCTGGGCCGCAGCCTTCCTGGCCGGAGTGGCTGGCTTCTTTCACGTGGCGGGATCGCGCGACGCCGATCGACGGTTGGCCTCGGCGGGCTCGGCCACCGCACGCGTGGTCACCGCAAGGCTCACGTCCTCGCTGCTGTTGGCCGTGGTGGCCGCCACTGGCGCCCTCATCGCATTGGTGTGGCGCACCGACGTGACGGACCTGCCCCGCGCGATCGGGGCGACCGCGATGTTCGCGATCATCTACCTCGGGATCGGTGCCGCGATCGGGGGCCTGGTCCGGTCGGAGTTCAACGGGTCGCTGCTGCTGATTTTCATCTGGATGCTCGATGTCTTCCTTGGTCCCGGCATGGGCCCGTCCGACTCGGCGCTCACCCGTTTCTTCCCCACCCATTTCCCCACCCTGGTGATGTTCGACTCTTCTATGACCCACGCCGGACCTCTCGGGGACCTTGGCGCATCGTTGGCCTGGGCGCTCGGCGGCCTGGCGTTGGCGTTCGTCGTCCTGTTGATCACGACCCGGCCAGTCCGCACGAGCAATACTCGGGGGGTCAACTCATCGTGGGCGCGCCTGGCGACCGGGCTGCGGTACGCGTGGCGCGAGTACCGTCGCAACCTCGCCCTGTGGGTGCTGCTGGTCGTCGTGCCCCTCATCTTCATCAGCTTGTCGTTCGCGATCACGCCGGATGACCCCACCCCGGTCGAACTTGCTGAGGGCGGACGGCGAACACTCTCGATGCTGTCGTTGATCGATGTCCACGGCGCGGTCATGGTGTCGATCACTGTGGCGTTCCTGGCCGGGCTGGCTGGCCTGTTCGTCGTACTCGGCTCGGCCGAGGCCGACCGCCGGCTGGTTATCGCTGGCTTTCGGACCCGTGAGGTCCTCGTCTCCAGGCTCGGCGTGATCGCGCTTGCCGCCGTGCTCGTTACCGGCGTGTCGCTGGCGGTTACGGCCGTCAGTTTCACGCCCCGAGTCTGGTTCACCTTCACGTTGGCCACCCTCGCGATCGCCGTCACGTACGCCATGATTGGTGTGGTGATCGGCCCTCTGGTTGGCCGGCTCGGTGGGCTCTACCTGATGTTCCTCCTGCCCTTCATCGACCTGGGGCTCGCCCAGAACATCATGTTCGATGCCGCCCCACCGGCCTGGGCGTCCTGGCTGCCGGGATACGGCGCTGTTCGCGTGCTCGTCGACGGCGCCTTCACACCCACCTTCGACGAGACCACCGGGCTGCTGATCGCCCTCGCCTGGCTCGTGGGCATCATTGCCGTAGCCGTCGGCGCATTCCACCGTGTCGCCGCTCGGCGGACCTAACACAGGAGAACCATGCGCTACCGACTCGCTCGCCGGTCACCACACACACCGCAGCCCCCAGGCCGCTCGTCTGGCGAACTGCACACTCTTGACCTTGGCTCACGCTGATGGTGATCGGCGCCTGCCCAGAGGGCACTGCTGGCCTGCTCCCACCCGGTCGACGCACGAGTCTCACGACCAGCCGTCCCGCCCGGAGCGGGGGGCGGCCCCAGACAGGACGGGGTTCCGTAGCGTGACTGAGATATACGACTACCAGCGCCAGGTGATCAACCGGCTCAAGACCGCGCGCGGTCACCTCGGCGGGATCATCCGCATGATCGAGGACGACGCCTGGTGCCCCGACGTCATGAAGCAACTCGCCGCCGTGCAGGGCATGCTTGAGGGCACCAGCCGCGAGGTGTTCCGCCATCACCTTGAGGGGCACGTCGCCACCGCTATTCGCGCTGGCCGCGGCGAGGAAATCGTCGACGAACTGATGGAGACACTCAAGTACGACAAGCGCGTTCTCCGGCCAGCTCCGGCCGATGTCAATGTGTCAGAGCACGCCGCCGAACTCGCCGTAGCGGATGCTGACCGGAGCGTGCCCGCCGTCCGCGACCAGGGTGGTCTCAAGAGCTGCCTGGTATAGGCGCGCCGCGGACACGAGGCGATCTCGTTTGGGGCGGCGGCAGCCACCGTCCCAGGTAGTCCGTCAGCCCCGTATGCCGGGTGAGGGCCGCCGGGCCGTAGGCCGAACTCACGCCTCCCATGGCTCAAGGCCAGACTGCTGACGACGGATGTTCTTCACATAGGCCGACGGTGGGAGATGGCTTGCGACCGCTCCCGGTCGGGTCTGCTCCCGGTCAAGCCCGCCCACCGTCACGGCCGCAGCCAGCACCGTCAAGCCCGCCCAGCCCCTCAACGACCCGACCGCAGACCCCTCTGGGGTCTGCGGTCGGGTGTGATCCACCTTCTTCCGGTGGCAACGGCCGTCGCGGATTTGCTCCTCCCCGACGGCCGTTGCCGCGGCTCGCGGTCAGTGCGAGTGGTGCTCGTGAGAGTCGTGGTCGTGGCCAGCAGGAACGTAGTTGTTCGGGTTTTCGACAAAGCTCTTGTGGCAGCCATGGGAGCAGAAGTAGTACGTCTGTCCTTCGTGCTCCACGCTCGCGGCTGCGGTCGATGGGTCCACGCTCATACCGCACACGAGGTCAGTAACTTTGGCGGGAGTGGTTGTCATGGTGTCCTCCAGTTGATTGTCTGTTCCGATTTCGACCACCGGTTCGGTGGTCGAAACTGTGATGTCTTGCGGGAGCGTTGCCGGTGTGAAGCGGCGTAGCCGGTTGGCGTTGGCGACCACGGACAAGGAAGACAACGCCATTGCCGCAGCCGCGATCGCCGGACTGAGGGTGATGCCGAATGCCGGATACAGCACTCCAGCCGCGATCGGGATGCCAGCCCCGTTGTAGACGAAGGCGAAGACCAGGTTCTGACGGATGTTACGCATGGTGGCCCTCGAGAGGTCCACCGCCGTCACCAACCCGCCGAGCGCCCCGGAGATCAACGTGATGTCCGACGACTCGATCGCGACGTCGGTGCCGGTTCCAATCGCGGAGCCGACATCCGCCTGGGCGAGGGCCGGGGCGTCGTTGATACCGTCGCCGACCATCCCGACGACGCGCCCCTCACCCTGCAGCCGCTTGACCTCCTGCGCCTTGTGCTCCGGCATCACCTCGGCCACGACGCGTTCGATGCCGACCTCTCGGGCGATCGCTGCAGCTGTGGTGCGGTTGTCGCCGGTCATCATGATCACGGCGATACCCCGCTGCTTGAGAGCGGCGACTGCGGCGATGGAACCCTCCTTGATCTTGTCCGCCACCGCCACGACTGCCGCGGGCTGGTTGTCGATCGCTACCAGGATGGGCGTCTTGCCGTCTCGGGCAAGTCGCTGCTGCTCGTCCAAGAGGCCCTCCACGTCGACGCTGGCCTCCACGAGCAACCGGGCGTTGCCGATCAGGATGTTGCGTCCGTGCAACCGGGCACCCACGCCCTTGCCAGTGAACGAATCGAACTCGGCGACATCGTCCAGCACCAGGTCGCGCTCCAGCGCCCCGGCCACGATGGCCGCGGCCAGCGGGTGCTCGGACGACCGCTCGACCGAGGCGACCAACTGGAGCACCTCGTCGGCTGTGAATCCCTCGCTCGGAACAACGTCGGTGAGCTCGGGCTTTCCCATGGTGATGGTGCCCGTCTTATCCAGGACGACCGTGTCGAGCTTGTGGGCCGTCTCGAGTGCCTCGGCCGAACGAATCAAGATCCCGGAAGTGGCCCCCTTGCCGGTCCCGACCGTAATGGAAAGCGGTGTGGCGAGCCCAAGAGCGCAGGGGCAGGCGATGATGAGGACTGAGACGCTCGCCACGAGTGCGAAGAGGAACACCGGCGGTGGGCCGATCAGGGCCCAGGTCACGAAGGTCCAGATGGCGATGATGACGACCGCTGGCACGAAGTAGCTCGAGACCTGGTCGACGACGCGCTGAATCGGCGCCTTGGAGCCCTGGGCCTCGCGGACCATCTTGACGATCTGAGCGAGCATCGTGTCGGCGCCGACCTTGGTTGCCCGGTAGCGGAACGTCCCCGTTTGGTTGATGGTCGCGCCGATCACCTCGTCGCCCACCGACTTGCTCACGGCGATTGGCTCACCGGTGATCATCGACTCGTCGACTGCAGACCTGCCATCGACAACCTCGCCGTCCACCGGAAGCTTCTCCCCCGGCCGCACCACAACAACGTCGCCCTTGATGACCTCCTCGATCGGGATGTCGATCTCAGCGCCGTCGCGCAGAACTCGTGCTGTCCGGGGCTGGAGACCGATCAACGTGCGAATCGCCTCACCCGTGCCTGCCTTGGCTTGAGTCTCGAACAGGCGCCCGAGCAGGATCAGGGTGATAATCACGCCGACCGCCTCGAAGTACACCTCACGCATCTCGGGCGGAAGCAGTGCAGGCGCGACCGTCACGACCACGCTGAATCCGTAGGCGGCGATCGTACCGATCGTGATCAAGGCGTTCATTTCCGCCCCGCGGTGGCGCAGCGCGAGCCAGCCAGTGCGGTGGATCGGCCACCCCGTGTAGAGCATCACCGGTGTGATGAGTGCGAACTGGAACCAGTCGTTCATCAAGAATCCAGGGACCCAGCTCACATTAAAGAGTTCGGCTCCCATGACAGCGAGCACAACCGGGGCAGTCAGGATCGTTCCGAAGATGACCCGCTTCTTCAGGTCCGCGATCTCGGCGTTACGGTCGCGCTCCTCGGCTTCCTCGGCTTGCGCCGCCGTGAGCGAGTCGACCCCCTTGTGTTCTGAATCGTCTTCGACGGGCGGCATGCCAGCAGGGGTTTCGACCTCTGCGACCGCCGCGGCGTCCGCCGGACTTCCGCCCGAGTCCGCATCCTCACCGTCAACAACGATGAGTCGGCCGCGCATCATATTCATCCCGCATGCGAAGCCGAAGCTCCCCGTCTCGCCTGGGGTGAATTCCACCGACGTGGTCTCGTAGGCGGGGAGCCCGAGGTTGACCTTGAAGTCCGGCATCACCACCCGCGAGGAGCATTCACCGGCCTCCTGCCGGTCAAATTCCATTCGCACCGGCACGCCACGGGTCACCTGGACCAGTTCGGGGCTGTAGCCGCCTTGAACCTTGATCCGCACCACCTGTACCCCGCCGTCCAGATCGGCGCGTCCGGTCCGTTTCGGACCAAAGAAAAACCATAGTGCCCCCAGTGTGAGGAGCACCCCCGAACCTATAACCACAAATGTCGTCATCTCCGGCTACCTCCTATCTGCATCCCGGCCGCTGAAGTGCGGTCACGCTTGTGCTGGTCCATACGTGGGTCCTGCCGGGTCGGCAGAGCCCTGAAACTGTGATCGGTCATGGTGAATCCCGCTTCGGTCACCGCAGTGACGAGCGCCTCGCGAGCGACCGACTCGTCGCCCCGGACCACTACCGGCGAATGCCCACCGACGCGCAGGCTGATGCCCACGTCTGCCACGCCGTCGACATCGTGAAGCCGCTCAAGCACCTCCACGAGGCATGTGCCACACATGAGTCCCTCGACAGAGAACAACTCTTTGTGATTCATCGCTCAACCTCCTTCACGTACTATACCCCCGTAGGGTATAAGTATCGACACGCATGGACTGAGTTCCCACTGCGGCTCGATGAAGGTTCCATGAAGATTGAGGGCGGGATCGAACCCGAACCCCTTCGACGGGTGCCTGATCGGCGCTACTGGCCGATTAACCTTCATGGAACCTTGATGGGGCGAGGTGTCGAATCTTCACCGTCGCCAACAAGACTGGATGACGTCGCGGTAGAACAGAGAACCGCCGACAGCACACCGATGAAGGAGACACCCGTGAGCACATGCTGCAAGGACGACCAGGCCGACGACGCCGGTTGCTGCTCGAGCGCCACCACGGCGGATACCAGCGCTACCGCGTCCGCCCACCAGGGTGGCGGGGGCTGCTGCAAGGGCTAGGCATCCACAGACGCCCCATCGCCTCGCCCGCACGGCTTGAATTCGGCGAAGTTGTCGACGCCCGGCAAGACTTCCCGTTGGGGCGGATCACTCCCGAGCGCGCCTGAAGGGCACGCGCCGTTTGGAGTTTCGTTCCCGGGCGGGTCGCACGACCACCCACAAGGCCACCAGCACCGTCACCAAACCGACCGCAGTCCAGCCCGTGGGCTGTTCGCCGAATGCCACCGCAGCCAGCACGATGCCGAGAACAGGCGTCAGGAACGTCCACGCGGTCAGGACATCCAGCCGTGATCGGCGCGCCTCAATGAACCAGAGCACTGTGGTCACTGCGGTACCGACAACGGCCAGGAAGGCCAAGACGGCGACAAACCTGGGTGTCCACGAGATCACCGGCGGCCCCTCAACAACGGCGGCGAAAATCACTAGGGCCGCACCGCCGAGGATGAGGTGCCAGCCGATCGCCATGATCACATCGAGTCCACCCAGGCGCCGAGCTAAGAGCGTTCCGCCCGTAATTGCCACCGCAGACAGTACGGATAGGGCCGCGCCGCTACCGCCACCGCCGGGGACCGCGACCAGGACGAGGCCGGTGAAGCCAGCCAGCAACGCCCCCGCTGTCCGCAAGGAGACAGCCTCCCCGTAGAGCCACCACGCTGGCAGCAGGATGAGCAACGGCTGAGCATTGGCGAGCACCGCGGCGGTGCCGGTTGCCAGCTCGGACACGCCAGCGAACATGGCCGCGAACGCGACCGTGACGTTCACCAGCCCCAGCACCGTGATCAGCCCCCACGC
The Demequina sp. TMPB413 DNA segment above includes these coding regions:
- a CDS encoding prolipoprotein diacylglyceryl transferase family protein; protein product: MKPTRVLAKIGGESGTKSALEFVTFPIDAVAELRPHALGVTYWFDAPQTKGPHEVVLRLTGRRLDVAGDRKPEDNFVTTASLHDVRPGSGRTSLTHRVVGKAPGRWHVIAEAVAVPKGGGQSEAVRLPSAEGVGRSTFAPVASARAPGVIVGAWPAMVLLGVVLALVLQRVLAQRHGLPSGNVLVLALVASALGAVGAKLYYRVTHRKASGGRGLAGLSVQGFVIAATATFVIGGALAGLPVWHLLDATVPALLLGQTVGRLGCLMGGCCVGVPTGSRWAVWSSDRRVGTRRIPVQLMESAAAATLALVTGAIAWQGSITPTGVLFVGSVAAYVVVRQLLFPLRGVPRATRHGRQVTLIVSLTTLVGMLLVSSLA
- a CDS encoding DUF3105 domain-containing protein — its product is MSASKKKGVDKNEQRAQIAQIRAAQARADRRHKVLISLIVTGVVLALAVPTAIVIVNAQRDAEAVEQAASKPIEGEKLVDVPSATHVTQDIPYETASAAPEGTLLPPTGGDHDPVLQNCGYYAEPIRSENALHSLEHGAVWVTYRPGLDDAQVATLRDLAEANPYMLVSPFEDLASDVVATAWGVQVELDSANDERLKPFLERYLQGEQTPEPGASCQGGVGA
- a CDS encoding ATP-binding cassette domain-containing protein, with translation MANPSDRMKGPASPAGAPSSVLEASGIVKTYRSGWWPRRRAKPVLRGAEVHLKAGEIVGLVGENGSGKSTLMKILVGALNRDAGNVTHSGLVGFCPQEPVLYERLTCDEHFELFGRAYGMDESAMQLSRDDIYATLGFAEWRNAQVEELSGGTRAKLNLGLALLPDPDLLLLDEPYAGFDWDTYQRFWQLTRTRRDAGRSLLIISHFITDADRFDRIYDLIDGRTVAR
- a CDS encoding ABC transporter permease, which gives rise to MTARVAPLTGLLAWRNLIEYARRPLNLVLLATVPVVFVALSAGALADFSQLLGAEASFGQLETVTAGWAAAFLAGVAGFFHVAGSRDADRRLASAGSATARVVTARLTSSLLLAVVAATGALIALVWRTDVTDLPRAIGATAMFAIIYLGIGAAIGGLVRSEFNGSLLLIFIWMLDVFLGPGMGPSDSALTRFFPTHFPTLVMFDSSMTHAGPLGDLGASLAWALGGLALAFVVLLITTRPVRTSNTRGVNSSWARLATGLRYAWREYRRNLALWVLLVVVPLIFISLSFAITPDDPTPVELAEGGRRTLSMLSLIDVHGAVMVSITVAFLAGLAGLFVVLGSAEADRRLVIAGFRTREVLVSRLGVIALAAVLVTGVSLAVTAVSFTPRVWFTFTLATLAIAVTYAMIGVVIGPLVGRLGGLYLMFLLPFIDLGLAQNIMFDAAPPAWASWLPGYGAVRVLVDGAFTPTFDETTGLLIALAWLVGIIAVAVGAFHRVAARRT
- a CDS encoding metal-sensitive transcriptional regulator: MTEIYDYQRQVINRLKTARGHLGGIIRMIEDDAWCPDVMKQLAAVQGMLEGTSREVFRHHLEGHVATAIRAGRGEEIVDELMETLKYDKRVLRPAPADVNVSEHAAELAVADADRSVPAVRDQGGLKSCLV
- a CDS encoding heavy metal translocating P-type ATPase, translating into MTTFVVIGSGVLLTLGALWFFFGPKRTGRADLDGGVQVVRIKVQGGYSPELVQVTRGVPVRMEFDRQEAGECSSRVVMPDFKVNLGLPAYETTSVEFTPGETGSFGFACGMNMMRGRLIVVDGEDADSGGSPADAAAVAEVETPAGMPPVEDDSEHKGVDSLTAAQAEEAEERDRNAEIADLKKRVIFGTILTAPVVLAVMGAELFNVSWVPGFLMNDWFQFALITPVMLYTGWPIHRTGWLALRHRGAEMNALITIGTIAAYGFSVVVTVAPALLPPEMREVYFEAVGVIITLILLGRLFETQAKAGTGEAIRTLIGLQPRTARVLRDGAEIDIPIEEVIKGDVVVVRPGEKLPVDGEVVDGRSAVDESMITGEPIAVSKSVGDEVIGATINQTGTFRYRATKVGADTMLAQIVKMVREAQGSKAPIQRVVDQVSSYFVPAVVIIAIWTFVTWALIGPPPVFLFALVASVSVLIIACPCALGLATPLSITVGTGKGATSGILIRSAEALETAHKLDTVVLDKTGTITMGKPELTDVVPSEGFTADEVLQLVASVERSSEHPLAAAIVAGALERDLVLDDVAEFDSFTGKGVGARLHGRNILIGNARLLVEASVDVEGLLDEQQRLARDGKTPILVAIDNQPAAVVAVADKIKEGSIAAVAALKQRGIAVIMMTGDNRTTAAAIAREVGIERVVAEVMPEHKAQEVKRLQGEGRVVGMVGDGINDAPALAQADVGSAIGTGTDVAIESSDITLISGALGGLVTAVDLSRATMRNIRQNLVFAFVYNGAGIPIAAGVLYPAFGITLSPAIAAAAMALSSLSVVANANRLRRFTPATLPQDITVSTTEPVVEIGTDNQLEDTMTTTPAKVTDLVCGMSVDPSTAAASVEHEGQTYYFCSHGCHKSFVENPNNYVPAGHDHDSHEHHSH
- a CDS encoding heavy-metal-associated domain-containing protein → MNHKELFSVEGLMCGTCLVEVLERLHDVDGVADVGISLRVGGHSPVVVRGDESVAREALVTAVTEAGFTMTDHSFRALPTRQDPRMDQHKRDRTSAAGMQIGGSRR
- a CDS encoding DMT family transporter, translating into MLFIAVALAACFVAIRLGLRDAPLLWFAALRAMIAGVVLVMVAGVQRRPMPSGGHAWGLITVLGLVNVTVAFAAMFAGVSELATGTAAVLANAQPLLILLPAWWLYGEAVSLRTAGALLAGFTGLVLVAVPGGGGSGAALSVLSAVAITGGTLLARRLGGLDVIMAIGWHLILGGAALVIFAAVVEGPPVISWTPRFVAVLAFLAVVGTAVTTVLWFIEARRSRLDVLTAWTFLTPVLGIVLAAVAFGEQPTGWTAVGLVTVLVALWVVVRPARERNSKRRVPFRRARE